The Halostagnicola larsenii XH-48 region AACAGTTCCTCCTGATCAGCCGGCGACCCCGGCGGAATGTCGCTCAGAACCGTCGGCGGATAGAACGCGCCGTCGCGATCCATGGGTTCGCCGCCGATGTGACACTCCGCACCCCGCTCGACGGTCTCCTGTACCTGCTCGTCGAGCGTCTCGAGCAGGTCCTCGCGAGCCTGCGGGCCGACGTCGGTGTCCTCGTCCGTCGGATCGCCGACGACCTGTTCGTCCATGCGTTCGACGAACGCCTCGAGGAACTCGTCGTAGACGTCCTCGACGACGATGAATCGCTTCGCGGCGATGCAGGACTGTCCGGAGTTGATGAGCCGCGCCTGCGTTCCCTTCTCGACGGCGAGTTCGAGGTCCGCGTCGTCGAGGACGACGAACGGGTCGCTTCCGCCGAGTTCGAGGACGGTCTTTTTCAGCTCGCTGCCGGCCGTTTCGGCCACCGAGCGGCCCGCACCGCTCGAGCCGGTGAGCGTGACGGCGTCGATTCGATCGTCGGCGATGACCTCGTCGGTTTCGTCGGAGCCGATCAGCAGGGACGTGAACGCACCCTCGGGACAGCCGGCCTCCCGGAAGACGTCTTCGATGGCTCGAGCGCAGCCGGGGACGTTCGAGGCGTGTTTCAGAACGCCGACGTTGCCGGCGGCGAGGTTCGGTACGGCGAAGCGAAACGCCTGCCAGAACGGGAAGTTCCAGGGCATGATCGCCAGCACCGTCCCGATGGGCTCGTAGCTGATCAGCGTCCGTGCGTCAGCCTCGCTCGCGATTCGCTCGTCCTGTAAGTGCTCGGCGGCGTGTTCGGCGTAGTAGTCACAGAGCCAGGCGCACTTTTCGACCTCGGCGCGGCTCTGTGCGATCGGTTTTCCCATCTCGTTTGTCATTAACTGTGCGTACGTCGATTCGTTCTCGCGCAACTGCTCGCCCGCCCTCGTGAGCATCTGCTGTCGATCCTCGATCGGGACCTCGCGCCACTCCGCGAACACTTCCTCGGCTCGCTCGAGCGCCTCGTCTCGCTCCGCGGTCGATTCACCGTCGTAGGTCTCGAGCGTCTCACCGGTGGCTGGATTCGTACTCTCGATGGACATGGACGAATCCACAACGAGGAGCGCCATAGGTTTCGGGGAGGAACTCGCCGGTAGCGAGCAGTCCGTCGCATCGCGATTGCACGCGCGGTGGATCACCCGTACTTTCACTTCGCTCCCCCGCGCAGACACTGTATGGCTCGTCGAAGCGTTCTGTTCACCCCGGGCGATCAGTCCGAACTGCTCCGGAAAGCGCCCCGTTCCGGTGCGGACGTGATCGTTTTCGACCTCGAGGATGCGGTGTCTCCGAATCGAAAATCGGACGCTCGAGCGGCCGTCGCGTCGGTTCTCTCCGACTCCGAGTTCGATCCCGACTGCGAGGTCTGCGTGAGAGTTACCGGGAATTCAACGGAGATCGAGGCGGATCTCGAGGCGATACTCGAGGCCGATTTCGGCGATCCGCTCGTCGATAGCGTCATGCTTCCGAAGGTCGCCTCGGCCGAGGACGTTCGGTCGCTCGTCGACAGACTTGCCGAACACGGTACAACACTGCCGGTTTTCGCCCTCGTCGAGAACGCGGCGGGCGTGTTGGCCGCGCCCGACATCGCGTCGGTTCCCGAAACGACGGCGCTCGTGTTCGGCGCGGAGGACCTCGCCGCGGATATCGGTGCGACGCGAACGGCAGAGGGAACGGAGGTGCTCTACGCTCGAGAACGCGTCGTCCTCGCCGCGTCGGCCGCCGATATCGACGCGATCGACACCGTCTTCACCGATTTCGAGGACGAGTCGGGCCTGCGCGAGGAGGCGGCGTTCGCCGTTCAACTGGGGTACGACGGCAAACTCGCGATCCACCCTGCACAGGTCGACCCGATCACCGACGCGTTCGTCCCGTCCGTCGAGGACCTCGAGTGGGCTCGAGCCGTTCTGGCGGCCAAACGCGACGCGGACGACGCCGGTCGAGGCGTCTTCGAAGTCGACGGCGAAATGATCGACGCGCCCCTGATCGCACGCGCCGAGCGAATTCTCGAGCGCTCGGGCGCCCCCTCCGAACACAACTGATCGTACATCCGATATATAGTGGTGTATATATAGTGTAAATATGTATTAGAACTGGTCGTGATAGACATTCGCTACGCTTATCCCCCACTCGCAAAAATAGCTGCGTATGTCGGAGCAAGCCAACCCGTTCGAAAGTTTGCAATCCCAGATCGACGAGGCCAGCTCACACGTCGACATTGGCAACGACGTTCTCGAGCGTCTCAAACACCCAGAACGCGTACTCGAGACGAATCTCACCGTCGAACTCGACGACGGATCGCTCGAGCGATTCAAAGCGTTTCGCTCGCAATTTAACGGCGACCGCGGTCCGTACAAGGGCGGCATTCGATACCATCCGGACGTTTCCCGCGACGAAGTAAAAGCGCTGTCCGGCTGGATGGTGTACAAATGTGCAACCGTGGGCATTCCCTACGGCGGCGGCAAAGGCGGAATTATCATCGACCCCGACGAGTACTCCGCCGACGAAATCGAACGACTGACGCGGGCGTTCGCGAAGGAACTCCGCCCGTTGATCGGCGTCGACCGCGACGTTCCCGCACCCGACGTAAACACGGGTCAGCGGGAGATGAACTGGATCAAAGACACCTACGAGACGCTCGAGAACACCACCGAGCCCGGCGTCATCACCGGGAAAGCGCTCGATTCGGGCGGTAGCGAGGGCCGCGTCGAGGCGACGGGACGATCGACCGTCCTCGCCGCGCGCGAAGCCTTCGACTACCTCGATAAGGACCTCGAAGGCGCAACGGTCGCCGTACAGGGCTATGGCAACGCCGGCTGGATCGCCGCGAAACTGATCGACGAGATGGGCGCGAAAGTCGTCGCCGCGAGCGACTCGAGCGGCGGCGTCTACAACCCGGACGGCTTCGATCCCGTCGCGGCGAAAGATCACAAACACGAAACCGGCTCCATCACCGGATTCGAGGGCGCGACCGACGAAATCACGAACGAAGATGTCCTCACGCTCGACGTCGATCTCCTGATCCCTGCGGCCCTCGAGAACGCGATCGACGGCGAACTCGCGAAATCCGTGCAGGCGGACGTCATTTCGGAGGCGGCAAACGGGCCGCTGACGCCCGACGCCGACGAGGTACTCGCGGACGAAGACGTGCTGGTCATTCCCGACATTCTCGCAAACGCGGGCGGCGTCACCGTCTCGTACTTCGAATGGGTGCAGAACCGACAGCGCTTCTACTGGTCCGAAGAGCGCGTCAACGAGGAACTCGAGTCGATCATCGTCGAGGCCTTCGACGATCTGGTCGAGAGCTACGAAGAAAACGACCTCGAGTCGTTCCGGACGGCAGCGTACGTGGTCGCCCTCGAGCGCGTTGCCGGAGCGTTCGAAGAAGCCGGAACGTTCCCCTGAGCCCTCCCTCGAGCGTCGATGCGGGACAGTCAAGCGCCCGCTAGTCCGATTATCTCTACTCGGTAGTTTTTTCTCGCCTGCACCACATCACCACACAACGCTTGGATGATCCGAGATCGGCTGGCGGTGTACCGTGATCGCGTTCGACGCGAGTTAACCGCCGCATTCGCCGAGAACCATACACCGCACGAGGTGGCGTTTAGTTTTTCGATCGGTCTGTTCGTAACGTCGATGCCAACCGGCGGGCTTGGGCTCGGATTGCTGGCCATTCTTGCCTACTGGTACGCCTGGGCGAGTAAAACGGCGATGTTCGCGGCCGTCGTCGTTTTGAATCCGTTCGTCAAACCAGCGGTGTACGTCGGCAGTTACCAGCTTGGAAGTACGTTTCTGGGTTCGGACCAACTGGTCACCGTCAAGCACGAGGCGGTTGATACGGTGATCGAACTCGTCCAGTTCCTGCTCGTCGGAAACGTCATCATCGGACTGGCGATGTCCGGTATCGGCTATCTGGTGGTGTTACACTTGACACGGTCGTATCGCCAGCGAGAGGACACGTCTTTCCGTTCGTCGATCGTTTCGATCGCGCTTTCGCCGTTCGACCGGAGGAAGTAATCACTTTGGGCGGTTGTCGATCCGTCCCGCCGCTTAGAGACCGAGTTCCCGACCGATGACGAGGTGTTGGATCTCGCTCGTTCCTTCGCCGATCTCCATGAGCTTCGCGTCGCGATAGAACCGCTGCGGCGCGAAGTCGGTCGTGTAGCCGTATCCGCCGAGTACCTGCACCGCGTCTTCGGCGACCTCTCGAGCGGCTTCGCTGGCGTCGAGTTTCGCGAGGGCGGAGGCCTTCGTGACTGGTTCACCTCGATCGTACTTCCGGGCGGCCTTGTGAGTGAGCAGGCGCGCTCGCTCGGTTTTACGGTACATATCGACGATCTTGTCTCGAACGGCGTCGAACTTCGAAATCGGCTGGTCGAACTGTTCGCGCTCGGTGCTGTAGCGTTTCGCGTGCTCGTAGGCCCCCTGTGCCAGTCCCGTCGAGAGCGCGGCGATCGAAATCCGGCCACCGTCGAGGGTCTTTTTCGTCTGTTCCCATCCCTCGCCCTCCTCGCCGAGCAGTCGATCCGCCGGCAATCGCACGCTATCGAGGGAAATCTCGCAGGTGGGCGAGGCGTTGAGCCCCATTTTCTCCCAGGTCGTCGTCACCTCGAAGCCCTCGTCCTCGTTCGGATCGACGATGAACGTCGAAATCCCGTCGTACCCCGCGTCGGGATCGGTCACGGCCTTGACGAGGATCGACCCCGCCACCGATGCATTGGTGATAAACTGCTTCGTCCCGTCGAGAACCCACTCCGAGCCGTCTTTGCGGGCTGTCGTACTCATTCCGGACGCGTCCGATCCGCTTTCGGGTTCGGTTAGTGCCCAGCCGCCGAGATACTCGCCCTCGGCGAGCGGCCGAAGCCACCGTTCTTTCTGTGCCTCGGTGCCGAACAACTCGAGCGGTTTCGACGCCAGAGACGTGTGTGCGACGTAGGACAGGCCGATCGACCCCGAAACCGTACCGATTTCCTCGGCGATCAGCGCGTACATCAACGTATCGCCGCCGAGCCCACCGTACTCCTCGTCGATGGGAACGCCCATGATATCGAGATCGGCGAACATCTCGAAAATCTCGTCGGGAAACCGGTGTTCGTCCTCGATCTCCTGAGCGATCGGTGCGATTTCGTCCGTACAGACGTCTCTGACGGTCTGTCGAATCATCCGATGCTCGTCGGATAGGTCGGCTTCCATACGCAACACTTGCCGGCTCGAGGCATAAGCGCACCGACGAAGTACAGGGTCAGTCGTTACCAGCCGCGGTCGTCGAGTTCGTCGTCCTCGTCGTCCTCGGCCTCTCCGTCACTTCCTTCGAAATCATCCGTCGACTCCTCACGATCGGATTCTGTATCCGTGTCCCGCCCGCTGTCGTCACCGGTCGCTTCGTCCGCCGAGTCGTCCGTGTGGTACCATTCGAACTCGTCGTCGTCCGACGCTCCGGAACTGTCGGTCGTCGACCACGAGTCGTCGTGGTCGTCGAACCCGGACTGGCCGGCGGTCTGTTCGTCGTCCCAGCGGGAGTCGGTTGCCTGACCCGCTGTCGATGCACCTGAAGCAGCGCCAGTCACGTTTCCACGGAGCGCTGCACGCAGGTCCGGAACGAGGTCGAGATCCGCGTTGGTGTCCCCGAGCAACAAGAGCGCGTAGTATCGGAAGTACACCGTGATCGGCGTCCAGACGATCGACAGCAACAGCAGGAACGTTACGAGAGCGGCGACCATAAAGAGGGTAAACAGGATTCCGCCCACCAAGCCGAGTTCTGCGAGCACGGCGAACAGAACGAACGCCAGAATCACGAACGGAATCGCGAGCACGATCGCCGCGATGCCGAAGACGAACCACGCAGTGATCGTGATGACGAGCAGGAGTATCCACGCGAGCACGAGGTAGACGACGTACTCAGACCAGTTCGCTTTGAACGTCGACCAGAACTGACCCCACGCGCTCAGCACACCGCGTTCCTCGAGTAGCATGATGGGGGCGACGAACTCGGACGTAAAGCGGAGGATGATGCTGTAAACGAGCGCGAAGACCACTCCCAACACAACGATCCCCCAGAGCGTGGCACCAGTCAATTGATCGAGTAGGTCTCCACCGGTCAGTTCGTAGTAGAGTAGCCCGCCCACGATAGCG contains the following coding sequences:
- a CDS encoding NAD-dependent succinate-semialdehyde dehydrogenase, producing MSIESTNPATGETLETYDGESTAERDEALERAEEVFAEWREVPIEDRQQMLTRAGEQLRENESTYAQLMTNEMGKPIAQSRAEVEKCAWLCDYYAEHAAEHLQDERIASEADARTLISYEPIGTVLAIMPWNFPFWQAFRFAVPNLAAGNVGVLKHASNVPGCARAIEDVFREAGCPEGAFTSLLIGSDETDEVIADDRIDAVTLTGSSGAGRSVAETAGSELKKTVLELGGSDPFVVLDDADLELAVEKGTQARLINSGQSCIAAKRFIVVEDVYDEFLEAFVERMDEQVVGDPTDEDTDVGPQAREDLLETLDEQVQETVERGAECHIGGEPMDRDGAFYPPTVLSDIPPGSPADQEELFGPVATVFRVPDEAAAVEKANDTQFGLGASVWTEDETRGERVARRFESGMAFVNELVKSDPRLPFGGVKESGYGRELAEQGIREFVNTKTIWVQHESGEDDGLVE
- a CDS encoding HpcH/HpaI aldolase/citrate lyase family protein, producing the protein MARRSVLFTPGDQSELLRKAPRSGADVIVFDLEDAVSPNRKSDARAAVASVLSDSEFDPDCEVCVRVTGNSTEIEADLEAILEADFGDPLVDSVMLPKVASAEDVRSLVDRLAEHGTTLPVFALVENAAGVLAAPDIASVPETTALVFGAEDLAADIGATRTAEGTEVLYARERVVLAASAADIDAIDTVFTDFEDESGLREEAAFAVQLGYDGKLAIHPAQVDPITDAFVPSVEDLEWARAVLAAKRDADDAGRGVFEVDGEMIDAPLIARAERILERSGAPSEHN
- a CDS encoding Glu/Leu/Phe/Val family dehydrogenase gives rise to the protein MSEQANPFESLQSQIDEASSHVDIGNDVLERLKHPERVLETNLTVELDDGSLERFKAFRSQFNGDRGPYKGGIRYHPDVSRDEVKALSGWMVYKCATVGIPYGGGKGGIIIDPDEYSADEIERLTRAFAKELRPLIGVDRDVPAPDVNTGQREMNWIKDTYETLENTTEPGVITGKALDSGGSEGRVEATGRSTVLAAREAFDYLDKDLEGATVAVQGYGNAGWIAAKLIDEMGAKVVAASDSSGGVYNPDGFDPVAAKDHKHETGSITGFEGATDEITNEDVLTLDVDLLIPAALENAIDGELAKSVQADVISEAANGPLTPDADEVLADEDVLVIPDILANAGGVTVSYFEWVQNRQRFYWSEERVNEELESIIVEAFDDLVESYEENDLESFRTAAYVVALERVAGAFEEAGTFP
- a CDS encoding DUF2062 domain-containing protein, whose protein sequence is MIRDRLAVYRDRVRRELTAAFAENHTPHEVAFSFSIGLFVTSMPTGGLGLGLLAILAYWYAWASKTAMFAAVVVLNPFVKPAVYVGSYQLGSTFLGSDQLVTVKHEAVDTVIELVQFLLVGNVIIGLAMSGIGYLVVLHLTRSYRQREDTSFRSSIVSIALSPFDRRK
- a CDS encoding acyl-CoA dehydrogenase family protein, producing MEADLSDEHRMIRQTVRDVCTDEIAPIAQEIEDEHRFPDEIFEMFADLDIMGVPIDEEYGGLGGDTLMYALIAEEIGTVSGSIGLSYVAHTSLASKPLELFGTEAQKERWLRPLAEGEYLGGWALTEPESGSDASGMSTTARKDGSEWVLDGTKQFITNASVAGSILVKAVTDPDAGYDGISTFIVDPNEDEGFEVTTTWEKMGLNASPTCEISLDSVRLPADRLLGEEGEGWEQTKKTLDGGRISIAALSTGLAQGAYEHAKRYSTEREQFDQPISKFDAVRDKIVDMYRKTERARLLTHKAARKYDRGEPVTKASALAKLDASEAAREVAEDAVQVLGGYGYTTDFAPQRFYRDAKLMEIGEGTSEIQHLVIGRELGL
- a CDS encoding DUF7544 domain-containing protein; amino-acid sequence: MYAVDNLSDAIDATREFLTPISLGLVLRLALIVFFVSSLGFSGPGIPFGDVGMVTDETPQSDVEGEFQGSVQEQYEQETGEEFPMDEVIAVALVLAAISIGIWLIFGLITAIMEFVFIESLRSEEVHVRQYFLENLGRGFRLFVFRVIVNAVPVAIVGGLLYYELTGGDLLDQLTGATLWGIVVLGVVFALVYSIILRFTSEFVAPIMLLEERGVLSAWGQFWSTFKANWSEYVVYLVLAWILLLVITITAWFVFGIAAIVLAIPFVILAFVLFAVLAELGLVGGILFTLFMVAALVTFLLLLSIVWTPITVYFRYYALLLLGDTNADLDLVPDLRAALRGNVTGAASGASTAGQATDSRWDDEQTAGQSGFDDHDDSWSTTDSSGASDDDEFEWYHTDDSADEATGDDSGRDTDTESDREESTDDFEGSDGEAEDDEDDELDDRGW